A genome region from Tolypothrix sp. PCC 7712 includes the following:
- the cobJ gene encoding precorrin-3B C(17)-methyltransferase — protein MMSKVAPAVVVLGQNSVAVGRKIISVLPGATLYGLAGRTSEVDVSFSNFGETVRELFAQGSPVIGICAAGILIRTLAPMISDKRQEPPVIAVAEDGSAVVPLLGGLSGVNDLARRIAEIFDIKAAITTTGDIRFRTALLSPPAGYHLANPDDAKKFISDLLAGAKVKLEGTAPWLTESQLPIDPNGELTIKISDRLLKPTPNCLVYHPPTIAIAICETSQTHDQVIASVWQLLGDAELAPASIAGVFAPIASAAYPAIHAVAEALGVPARFFTPNQLENLLSHGYSPVQAAAIAATSTSAQLIEATAAEIAIAISPQPMDPSTIGQPRGRLAVIGTGPGSSQWMSPEVKEILKSATDLVGYTTYLNLVGSLAEGKRRHDSDNREEISRAELALDLAAEGRYVAVVSSGDPGIYAMATAIFEVLDYHPKPEWDSIDIHVAPGISAMQAAAASIGAPLGHDFCAISLSDILKPWSIIAERITAAAQADFAIAFYNPVSKERTWQLSTARNILLRYRTADTPVVLARNLGRSGQAVRVITLEELTPELADMRTIILIGSSKTRKIQRLDGSVSVYTPRRYS, from the coding sequence ATGATGTCGAAGGTTGCACCTGCTGTTGTGGTGTTGGGTCAAAATAGTGTGGCAGTAGGAAGGAAAATCATCAGTGTTTTGCCAGGGGCGACGCTATATGGTTTGGCGGGGCGCACTAGTGAGGTGGATGTGAGTTTTAGTAATTTTGGTGAGACGGTACGGGAGTTATTCGCCCAAGGAAGCCCGGTAATTGGGATTTGTGCTGCGGGAATTTTGATTAGAACTCTAGCGCCCATGATTTCCGATAAGCGCCAGGAACCGCCAGTAATAGCTGTGGCTGAGGATGGTAGCGCTGTGGTGCCGCTTTTGGGTGGATTGAGTGGGGTAAATGATTTGGCACGTCGCATTGCTGAGATTTTTGATATCAAAGCTGCAATTACAACCACAGGCGACATCCGTTTTCGCACAGCGCTGTTGTCTCCTCCGGCTGGATATCATTTAGCTAACCCTGATGATGCGAAGAAATTTATTTCAGATTTACTAGCTGGGGCGAAAGTGAAGTTAGAAGGAACAGCGCCTTGGTTGACTGAGAGTCAATTACCCATTGATCCCAACGGAGAATTGACAATTAAAATTAGCGATCGCTTACTCAAGCCTACACCCAATTGTCTTGTCTACCATCCACCCACAATTGCGATCGCTATCTGTGAAACTTCTCAAACTCACGATCAGGTAATAGCTTCAGTATGGCAACTACTTGGTGATGCAGAACTTGCACCTGCATCAATAGCTGGTGTATTTGCACCCATCGCCAGCGCCGCTTATCCTGCAATTCATGCTGTAGCTGAAGCTTTGGGTGTACCTGCAAGATTTTTTACCCCAAATCAATTAGAAAACCTGTTATCACATGGTTATAGCCCTGTACAAGCCGCAGCTATAGCCGCTACAAGTACGTCAGCACAACTAATTGAGGCCACAGCAGCAGAAATTGCGATCGCAATTTCCCCTCAACCCATGGACCCCAGTACTATCGGTCAACCACGTGGGCGATTAGCTGTGATTGGTACGGGGCCAGGGAGTTCGCAATGGATGTCGCCAGAAGTGAAAGAAATCCTCAAATCGGCTACTGATTTGGTAGGTTACACAACTTATTTAAATTTGGTCGGTTCTCTCGCTGAAGGGAAGCGAAGACATGATTCTGATAATCGCGAAGAAATCTCACGGGCGGAACTGGCGCTAGATTTAGCAGCAGAAGGGCGATATGTGGCTGTGGTATCCTCTGGTGATCCAGGGATATATGCAATGGCGACAGCAATTTTTGAGGTACTCGATTACCACCCTAAACCAGAATGGGACAGCATTGATATTCATGTAGCACCGGGAATATCCGCCATGCAAGCCGCAGCCGCGAGTATTGGCGCACCTTTGGGTCATGATTTTTGCGCGATTTCCCTTTCCGATATTTTGAAGCCTTGGTCAATTATTGCAGAACGCATTACCGCAGCAGCTCAAGCTGATTTTGCGATCGCCTTTTATAATCCTGTATCGAAAGAGCGTACTTGGCAATTGTCCACAGCGAGAAATATTCTACTGCGTTACCGAACAGCTGATACCCCAGTAGTATTAGCACGTAATCTCGGCAGATCTGGGCAAGCTGTGCGGGTAATTACTTTGGAAGAGTTAACCCCAGAATTAGCAGATATGCGAACTATAATTTTGATTGGTTCTAGCAAAACAAGGAAGATTCAGCGCCTTGATGGTAGTGTCTCCGTTTACACCCCCCGCAGATACAGTTAA
- a CDS encoding FG-GAP-like repeat-containing protein, translated as MKNFKNIPNNSYKVRFSWEVANAEYFTNFWDNSRLVDFSGFSLIHKDSLIPTSVIVSSTSSQDGQVATVDSILEQGLQNTFEYLSKFRFDAGYTQKLETAFGNNLNWSVANQIFDKLAQGDFSDVPSIEIVNRNDINGANGAFAISTGKIYIAAEFISQNAQNLDAIVAVLLEEYGHYVDSQINTKDATGDEGDIFAWLVQGKSLSESALAVLQAEDDSATVTLNGQVVDIEMNSGTTIFNPKTFVSNNFGVQQGWSAQNTYPRQLGDVDGDGHADIVGFGDRDIWVSRGQSNGTFGNSFVGIHGAFTHLNYWTSFDAYPRLLGDVDGDGKADIVGFGDRDIWVSRGQGNGTFGNPFVGIHGAFTHLNYWTSFDAYPRLLGDVDGDGKADIVGFGDNTTFISFGQADGKFSQPSSQHLGLSVNDTWRSFNQYPRLLGDVNGDGKADIVAFASAGVEVALSKGREFEPKRFVLNNFGVQQGWVNQDTYPRQLRDVNGDGRVDIIGFGNNATFISFSKADGTFSQPFSQNLGLSVNDTWRSFNQYPRQLGDVNGDGRADIVAFASAGVEVAFATSDYNDVFEVRSVNHIYKGGNGIDTLDVSKSGSGYVIRLDGSNQGSAVSGNINHQLFSIENVIGSNFNDSLYGDGQANRLEGNGGNDLIEGRSGNDILSGGLGNDRNDTLDGGADSDRVIETGDVNFSLRVVIPNDINNTHQLTGLGTDTLRNIETVELRGGASNNTLDASLATIKVELKGLGGNDTLTGGSGDDTLVGGQGSNNLWGGKGRDTFVIDRSSTSLYSGDIQIIQDFERTVDSIDIAGAELRHITFERNTVENYTLIKENGVDRAKVLGTTRIDSTDLSKFRTIYQPLPANEVGNLDQVIRNWAQNYAKYLGKELGSDVSLTGVSLTQGVVKYSPLTSINLPNGDIQVMGTYINKSNVQQTSPTLKYTQRASATSNVTEGTSYSKTTTSAIQHGWKISVGYDYTVKAKMSGKVLGLGPETEVSKSVKVSGEGFGNYSYSGSFTDGGSKTYSNIKVEENSVETTYSYTAPAFSVTEFKAISNKTTYRDNYEMDIAIGGDVKFRLGDKDPNTSNLINLQDVVIPVALILEQYNPEIFYSQDTNYQTYTLLNGDQIVYNPNLKFNVKGTIESQSIYGTQVVTDTTYDILLSGGQNYQAQPGKERLWVATGQLPLAGTAPVKITGFSDGLDKIGFANVPQVMGLGSLERWDSGTSGFIGIGTGDQRRALAELVGISATALDASDFIFNTTGTAIG; from the coding sequence ATGAAAAACTTCAAAAATATACCCAACAATTCCTATAAAGTCCGTTTTTCTTGGGAAGTTGCTAATGCTGAGTATTTTACTAATTTCTGGGACAATAGCAGATTAGTAGATTTTTCTGGATTTAGCCTAATTCACAAAGATTCGCTAATACCGACATCAGTGATTGTTAGTTCTACTAGTAGTCAGGATGGGCAAGTTGCTACTGTAGATAGCATCCTAGAGCAAGGGTTACAGAATACATTTGAATATTTGAGTAAGTTCCGATTTGATGCAGGGTACACTCAAAAGTTGGAAACTGCTTTTGGTAATAATTTGAATTGGTCAGTAGCTAATCAAATATTTGACAAGTTAGCCCAAGGAGATTTTAGTGATGTTCCTAGCATCGAAATTGTGAATCGTAATGATATTAATGGTGCTAATGGGGCTTTTGCTATATCTACAGGCAAGATTTATATAGCTGCTGAATTTATTAGTCAAAATGCTCAAAATCTTGATGCTATTGTGGCTGTATTGTTGGAAGAGTACGGTCATTATGTTGATTCGCAGATTAATACAAAAGATGCAACAGGAGATGAGGGTGACATTTTTGCATGGTTGGTGCAAGGGAAGAGTTTAAGTGAGTCAGCGTTAGCGGTTTTGCAGGCTGAGGATGATAGTGCAACTGTGACTTTAAATGGTCAGGTTGTTGATATTGAGATGAATTCTGGGACAACAATATTTAATCCTAAAACATTCGTATCAAACAATTTTGGTGTACAACAAGGATGGTCGGCTCAAAATACATATCCACGCCAACTTGGAGATGTTGACGGTGATGGTCATGCAGATATTGTCGGATTTGGTGATAGGGATATCTGGGTATCTCGGGGACAAAGCAATGGCACATTTGGTAATTCTTTTGTAGGTATACACGGAGCTTTTACACACTTAAATTACTGGACTTCTTTTGATGCCTATCCACGCCTACTAGGAGATGTAGATGGAGATGGCAAAGCTGATATTGTCGGATTTGGTGATAGGGATATCTGGGTATCTCGGGGACAAGGCAATGGCACATTTGGTAATCCCTTTGTAGGTATACACGGAGCTTTTACACACTTAAATTACTGGACTTCTTTTGATGCCTATCCACGCCTACTAGGAGATGTAGATGGAGATGGCAAAGCTGATATTGTCGGATTTGGAGACAATACTACTTTTATATCGTTTGGTCAGGCTGATGGAAAATTTTCTCAGCCCTCGAGCCAACATTTAGGGTTAAGTGTAAACGATACATGGCGTTCTTTTAACCAATATCCACGCCTACTAGGAGATGTAAATGGAGATGGCAAAGCTGATATTGTCGCTTTTGCTTCGGCGGGTGTTGAAGTCGCTCTATCTAAAGGAAGGGAATTTGAGCCTAAAAGATTTGTATTAAACAATTTTGGTGTACAACAAGGGTGGGTGAATCAAGATACATATCCACGCCAACTAAGAGATGTAAATGGAGATGGTCGGGTTGATATTATTGGATTTGGAAACAATGCTACTTTTATATCGTTTAGTAAGGCTGATGGAACTTTTTCTCAGCCCTTCAGCCAAAATTTAGGGTTAAGTGTAAACGATACATGGCGTTCTTTTAACCAATATCCACGCCAACTAGGAGATGTAAATGGAGATGGCAGAGCGGATATTGTCGCTTTTGCCTCGGCGGGTGTTGAAGTCGCTTTTGCCACATCAGATTATAATGACGTTTTTGAGGTGCGTTCAGTTAATCACATCTATAAAGGTGGTAATGGTATTGATACGTTGGATGTTAGCAAGTCGGGAAGTGGTTATGTAATTCGCCTTGATGGCTCAAATCAAGGCTCTGCTGTGTCCGGGAATATCAATCACCAGTTGTTTTCCATCGAAAATGTCATCGGGAGTAATTTTAATGACAGTCTATATGGGGACGGGCAAGCTAACCGTCTAGAAGGTAATGGAGGTAATGATTTAATAGAAGGACGTAGTGGCAACGATATTCTCAGTGGTGGTTTAGGAAATGATAGAAATGATACTCTCGATGGTGGGGCGGATAGCGATCGCGTTATCGAAACAGGCGATGTGAATTTTAGCCTCAGAGTTGTTATTCCTAATGACATCAACAACACACATCAGCTTACAGGTTTAGGAACTGACACTTTAAGGAATATTGAGACAGTTGAACTACGAGGAGGTGCAAGTAATAACACCTTAGATGCTAGTCTTGCGACTATTAAGGTTGAGCTTAAAGGTTTGGGAGGTAATGATACTCTTACAGGAGGTTCAGGAGATGATACTCTTGTCGGAGGACAAGGAAGCAACAATTTGTGGGGAGGTAAAGGCCGCGATACCTTTGTCATAGATCGCAGTTCTACCAGTCTTTATAGTGGGGATATTCAGATTATCCAAGATTTTGAGCGAACCGTTGACAGCATTGATATAGCAGGTGCAGAACTTCGTCATATAACATTTGAAAGAAACACTGTTGAGAATTACACCTTAATTAAGGAAAATGGTGTAGATAGAGCGAAAGTTCTGGGAACGACTCGAATAGACAGCACAGACTTGTCAAAATTTAGAACTATATACCAGCCTCTCCCCGCAAATGAAGTTGGGAATTTAGATCAAGTTATTAGAAACTGGGCGCAAAACTATGCGAAATACTTGGGAAAGGAGTTGGGATCTGATGTTAGCCTTACTGGAGTGTCCTTAACTCAAGGAGTAGTTAAATACAGTCCATTGACATCCATCAACTTACCCAATGGGGACATTCAGGTGATGGGGACTTACATCAATAAGAGTAATGTACAGCAAACAAGCCCCACCTTGAAATATACCCAAAGAGCATCTGCTACTAGCAATGTCACAGAAGGCACATCTTATTCAAAGACTACAACAAGTGCAATACAGCATGGTTGGAAAATCAGTGTTGGTTATGATTACACTGTTAAAGCTAAAATGTCAGGAAAAGTTTTAGGCTTGGGACCAGAGACAGAGGTATCCAAGAGTGTTAAAGTCTCAGGGGAAGGTTTTGGAAATTACTCATATAGTGGTAGTTTTACAGATGGAGGTAGTAAGACTTACAGTAATATAAAAGTAGAGGAAAACTCAGTAGAGACTACCTATAGTTATACTGCTCCTGCGTTTTCAGTAACAGAATTTAAAGCTATTAGCAATAAAACAACATACCGTGACAATTACGAGATGGATATTGCTATTGGAGGTGATGTTAAATTTCGCCTAGGTGATAAGGATCCTAATACCTCAAATCTAATAAATCTGCAGGATGTAGTAATCCCTGTTGCTCTAATTTTAGAACAGTATAATCCTGAGATTTTCTATTCTCAAGATACCAATTACCAAACCTACACTCTACTAAATGGAGACCAAATTGTTTATAATCCTAACCTGAAATTTAATGTCAAAGGAACTATAGAATCTCAATCAATCTATGGTACTCAAGTAGTTACTGATACTACATACGATATTTTACTCAGTGGTGGACAAAATTACCAAGCTCAACCAGGTAAGGAACGCTTGTGGGTTGCTACAGGTCAACTTCCCTTAGCAGGTACAGCACCTGTCAAAATTACAGGTTTTAGCGATGGACTAGACAAGATTGGATTCGCCAATGTACCCCAAGTAATGGGATTAGGTAGCCTTGAGCGTTGGGATAGTGGAACAAGTGGCTTTATTGGTATTGGTACTGGTGATCAACGTCGCGCTTTAGCTGAACTGGTGGGAATTAGCGCAACTGCACTAGATGCAAGTGATTTCATCTTCAATACCACAGGTACAGCGATTGGTTAG
- a CDS encoding peptidoglycan-binding domain-containing protein: protein MKLQDFLGKQEKWNFEAIGEDLELSRQIQVLLIGLGLLDPPADGKFGPVSATALKTFQELTKSGENDYLGAVTAKNLIETKPEELPQPPLKLSSSIASRIVKYLQLKNYQIFTGARQYNIVYIEGMNEDWSLNSDAPNEFNDRRIVIEIVEGVPKIVNHWQATTEPGRYYTYNPMNPGGAARIKFGQYKAWAVGYHGNADRHEALIQVAPITVHRDFNKDFQRTGDKLDTGLFQVNQHWGYDAPVNDIKNASAGCLVGRRREGHREFMAIIKQDRRFLANDDYVFYTTVIPGDDLLKTVPG, encoded by the coding sequence ATGAAACTACAAGATTTCTTAGGAAAACAAGAGAAATGGAACTTTGAGGCCATTGGTGAAGATCTAGAATTAAGCCGTCAGATTCAAGTTTTACTAATTGGTTTAGGTTTGTTAGATCCGCCAGCAGATGGTAAGTTTGGGCCTGTTTCCGCAACCGCACTAAAAACATTCCAAGAATTAACTAAGTCTGGAGAAAATGATTATTTAGGTGCAGTTACCGCCAAGAATTTAATTGAAACGAAACCGGAAGAATTACCACAACCACCGTTAAAACTTAGCAGTAGCATTGCCAGCCGAATTGTCAAATACTTGCAATTAAAAAATTATCAGATATTCACAGGAGCCAGACAATATAACATTGTTTACATAGAGGGAATGAATGAAGATTGGAGTCTCAATAGTGATGCACCCAATGAATTTAATGACCGACGCATCGTCATTGAAATAGTAGAGGGTGTGCCCAAAATTGTAAACCACTGGCAAGCAACCACCGAACCAGGCCGCTATTATACTTACAATCCCATGAATCCGGGCGGCGCTGCTAGAATTAAATTTGGGCAATACAAAGCTTGGGCTGTTGGATACCACGGTAATGCAGACCGCCACGAAGCTTTAATTCAAGTAGCACCGATTACTGTACACCGAGATTTTAACAAAGATTTTCAACGCACTGGTGACAAACTGGATACTGGTCTTTTCCAAGTCAATCAACACTGGGGTTATGATGCGCCAGTTAATGATATCAAGAATGCCAGCGCAGGTTGTTTAGTAGGACGTAGACGCGAAGGACATCGCGAATTTATGGCGATTATTAAACAAGACCGCCGCTTTTTAGCTAATGATGACTACGTGTTCTACACTACAGTCATTCCTGGAGATGATTTACTAAAAACAGTCCCTGGATGA
- a CDS encoding ABC transporter ATP-binding protein yields MTAAVSLENVYKFYDKRPVVNDLSFTIETGEIFALLGPNGAGKSTTIRMLTTLTKPSEGRLEVGGYDVVNQSILAKKSIGVVLQQVSVDGDLTVWENMELHGRLHHIPNPQRQLKINQWLEYVELADRRNDLVKTLSGGMKRRLQIARALLHQPQILFLDEPTVGLDPQTRRRLWEIIRDLNKQGMTILLTTHYMDEVEYLCDAFGSAKPGRIGIMDSGKLISLGTLQELRSTYGEGLVMKQVGASQVEGDTAHSWEYLFFPTLEAANNYLEQQQNKTGMMVRPSNLEDIFVELTGRRLD; encoded by the coding sequence GTGACTGCTGCTGTTTCCTTAGAAAACGTCTACAAATTTTACGATAAACGCCCTGTAGTCAATGACCTATCTTTCACCATTGAGACTGGCGAAATATTTGCACTCCTTGGCCCCAACGGTGCAGGTAAATCTACTACAATTCGGATGCTAACTACACTCACAAAACCATCCGAAGGACGGCTGGAGGTAGGTGGTTATGATGTAGTCAATCAATCAATACTGGCTAAAAAGTCTATTGGTGTAGTTTTACAGCAAGTTAGCGTTGATGGCGATTTAACAGTATGGGAAAACATGGAACTGCATGGGAGACTACATCACATTCCCAACCCGCAGCGACAGCTAAAAATTAATCAATGGTTAGAGTATGTCGAACTAGCAGACAGGCGTAATGATTTGGTAAAAACCCTGTCTGGCGGGATGAAGCGACGCTTACAAATAGCGAGAGCCTTATTACATCAACCACAAATTTTATTTTTGGACGAACCGACAGTAGGACTAGACCCCCAAACAAGGCGCAGACTGTGGGAAATTATTCGCGATTTGAATAAGCAAGGAATGACAATACTACTGACGACCCATTATATGGATGAGGTGGAATATTTATGTGATGCTTTTGGTTCAGCCAAGCCAGGACGCATTGGCATTATGGATAGTGGTAAGTTAATTTCTTTAGGAACTCTGCAAGAATTGCGCTCTACTTATGGTGAAGGTTTGGTAATGAAGCAGGTAGGTGCGTCTCAGGTAGAGGGTGATACTGCACATAGTTGGGAATATCTGTTTTTCCCTACCCTTGAAGCTGCTAATAATTATCTGGAACAACAGCAAAATAAAACTGGAATGATGGTGCGTCCTTCTAATTTAGAAGACATTTTTGTAGAACTAACGGGACGGAGGTTAGATTAA
- a CDS encoding proton extrusion protein PcxA, whose protein sequence is MKNSVFGEKIYSFLLGLYRWYLRTPERSLDEAYNAALKIKELEDQHFNGNKIDPDLAMYSNNVMDYFEADLRKQLKIARMRLTEFKGSRWFLNEGNQKAANKAGVEYPEPYIILEKLSFIDQIISKYTILDEEPSSLTVVDRTPKVPTDATINPPIITKQKVPIPERKKPQGKANTTGILPRSILSTITRLQVELDPNSEQDVVQNFRQTQKRTIISIRFILLLIIVPLLTHQLAKTLIVGPLIEHFRGSEAVQIFINAEMEEEALATLERFEERLKFENLITKAPPISTEELETHMKEKAGEIAEEFREESANAIKNVFADIFSVGAFIWLLLVSKSSIVTIKEFFDNIVYGLSDSAKAFIIILFTDIFVGFHSPHGWEVILEGVSRHWGLPANRDFIFLFIATFPVILDTIFKYWIFRYLNRISPSAVATYHNMNE, encoded by the coding sequence ATGAAGAACTCTGTTTTTGGCGAAAAAATTTACTCTTTCTTGCTGGGTCTTTACCGATGGTATTTACGCACACCAGAACGTTCTCTGGATGAGGCTTATAACGCGGCATTAAAAATTAAAGAGCTAGAAGATCAACATTTTAATGGTAATAAAATAGACCCCGATTTAGCCATGTACAGTAATAATGTCATGGATTATTTTGAGGCAGACTTGAGAAAGCAATTAAAAATTGCGCGGATGCGACTAACAGAGTTTAAAGGTAGTCGGTGGTTTTTAAATGAGGGAAATCAAAAGGCTGCGAATAAAGCAGGTGTAGAATATCCTGAACCTTACATAATATTAGAAAAGCTCAGTTTTATCGACCAAATTATTTCTAAATATACTATTTTGGATGAAGAACCGAGTTCGCTGACTGTAGTCGATAGAACTCCGAAAGTTCCTACTGATGCAACGATTAATCCCCCAATAATCACTAAACAAAAAGTTCCAATACCCGAGAGAAAAAAGCCTCAAGGAAAAGCAAATACAACGGGAATTTTGCCCCGTTCAATTTTAAGTACGATTACTCGTCTGCAAGTAGAATTAGACCCCAATTCGGAACAAGATGTAGTTCAAAATTTTCGCCAGACGCAAAAAAGAACCATCATATCTATTAGGTTTATTTTACTGTTAATTATTGTACCACTTTTAACACATCAACTAGCAAAAACATTAATAGTTGGCCCTTTAATTGAACATTTTCGCGGTTCAGAAGCTGTGCAAATTTTCATAAATGCGGAAATGGAAGAGGAAGCGTTAGCTACCCTAGAAAGATTTGAAGAAAGGCTAAAATTTGAGAATTTGATTACCAAAGCACCGCCAATATCTACCGAAGAATTGGAAACTCACATGAAAGAGAAAGCAGGTGAGATTGCTGAGGAATTCCGCGAAGAAAGCGCGAATGCGATTAAAAATGTGTTTGCAGATATTTTTTCTGTAGGGGCGTTTATTTGGCTGTTGCTTGTTAGTAAATCTTCTATCGTGACTATCAAAGAATTTTTCGATAATATCGTCTATGGTTTGAGTGATAGCGCTAAGGCATTTATTATCATTTTGTTCACTGATATATTTGTAGGGTTTCACTCCCCGCATGGTTGGGAAGTAATTTTAGAAGGGGTGTCCCGCCATTGGGGTTTACCTGCAAATAGAGATTTTATCTTCTTATTTATTGCTACGTTCCCGGTGATTTTAGATACGATTTTCAAATATTGGATTTTCCGTTACTTAAACCGGATATCGCCTTCTGCGGTGGCGACTTATCATAATATGAATGAGTAA
- a CDS encoding YgfZ/GcvT domain-containing protein: MPTSAIDAQDAAAIQAVKEGVVVCDRSHWGLIRVSDEHRIRFLHNQSTNDFQSLKPGQGCDTVMVTSTARTIDLVSAYVLEDAVLLLVSPNRREFIMQWLDRYIFFADKVQLTDVTDETATLSLIGPGSDGIIAKLGAGAIIGQPYGNHIVINEGVIVAVGSGLASPGYTLILPVAEKQKLWNEILALGAVELSDRAWDALRILEGRPTPDAELTDDYNPLEVGLWQTISFNKGCYIGQETIARLNTYKGVKQNLWGIKLNAPAEIGATITVGDEKIGKLTSYTETADGYFGLGYIRTKAGGVGLQVQVGETTGEIVAVPFVSHEYP; the protein is encoded by the coding sequence ATGCCAACATCTGCAATTGACGCTCAAGACGCAGCAGCTATCCAAGCGGTAAAGGAAGGGGTTGTTGTTTGCGATCGCTCTCACTGGGGACTTATCCGTGTTTCTGATGAGCACCGCATTAGGTTTTTACACAATCAAAGTACTAACGATTTCCAAAGTCTTAAGCCTGGGCAAGGGTGTGATACGGTGATGGTGACATCCACTGCTCGGACAATAGATTTAGTCAGTGCCTACGTTCTAGAAGATGCGGTGTTATTGTTGGTTTCGCCTAACCGCCGCGAATTCATCATGCAGTGGTTAGACCGCTATATCTTTTTTGCTGATAAAGTGCAATTAACCGATGTGACCGATGAAACAGCTACCTTAAGTTTAATAGGCCCTGGTAGTGATGGCATTATTGCAAAGTTGGGTGCTGGGGCAATTATCGGTCAACCCTACGGCAATCATATTGTGATTAACGAGGGCGTAATTGTTGCCGTTGGTAGCGGTTTGGCTTCCCCTGGATACACTTTAATTTTGCCAGTTGCAGAAAAACAAAAGCTGTGGAATGAAATTTTAGCATTAGGTGCAGTAGAGTTGAGCGATCGCGCTTGGGATGCGTTGCGAATATTAGAAGGGCGACCAACCCCAGATGCAGAATTGACAGATGATTACAACCCGTTAGAAGTCGGTTTATGGCAGACTATTTCTTTTAATAAAGGCTGCTATATAGGCCAAGAAACCATCGCCCGCTTAAATACATATAAAGGTGTCAAGCAAAACCTTTGGGGAATTAAACTGAATGCTCCTGCGGAAATAGGTGCAACAATTACCGTGGGGGATGAAAAAATTGGCAAACTTACCAGTTACACAGAAACAGCCGACGGTTATTTTGGACTAGGTTATATTCGCACTAAAGCTGGCGGCGTTGGCTTACAAGTGCAAGTAGGAGAAACAACTGGTGAAATAGTCGCAGTTCCCTTTGTCTCTCACGAATATCCTTGA
- the crtA gene encoding cyanoexosortase A, translating into MNLTSIISPKILRQEPFWLLSITAALEAICLTLVWKAHDIGHLGMSILFLFATGSLLWDKRHTLRFESDVFSTIIGLLLITWVLWQSATQNLEHTLRLLSFTSAFAVSLLASGFKGLKQYWEELIILFFLGVPAVVSDLLFDISPLSAKFGSLLLWYAGFDVRINGVNIYLPTGSIKVVHSCSGIDTINYILGISIIALVMFPIAKKKRFFVPIFAILLGFVINGVRIAMLAVMQGTNKAAFESWHGGQASYSYGVLGIVIFGLVYMFLLKQEEQQAENLEKSLSGD; encoded by the coding sequence ATGAATTTGACTAGTATCATCTCACCTAAAATTCTCAGACAAGAACCATTTTGGCTGTTAAGTATTACAGCTGCTCTAGAGGCGATATGTCTCACCTTAGTGTGGAAAGCTCATGATATTGGCCATTTAGGAATGAGTATTTTGTTTTTATTCGCTACAGGCTCTTTATTATGGGACAAACGTCATACATTACGCTTTGAAAGTGATGTTTTTTCTACCATTATTGGCTTGCTATTAATTACTTGGGTGTTATGGCAAAGTGCCACACAAAATTTAGAACATACCCTACGGCTTTTATCATTTACTTCCGCTTTTGCCGTTAGCTTACTAGCTTCAGGGTTTAAGGGATTAAAGCAATATTGGGAAGAACTAATAATTTTATTTTTCCTAGGAGTTCCGGCTGTAGTTTCCGATTTATTATTTGATATTTCTCCTTTGAGTGCCAAATTTGGCAGCCTGCTTTTGTGGTATGCAGGCTTTGATGTCAGGATTAATGGAGTGAATATCTATTTACCAACTGGGAGCATCAAAGTTGTTCATAGTTGTTCTGGCATAGACACCATCAACTATATATTAGGGATATCTATTATTGCGCTGGTCATGTTCCCCATCGCAAAAAAGAAGCGCTTCTTTGTACCCATTTTTGCCATTCTCTTAGGATTTGTCATTAATGGAGTCAGAATTGCTATGTTAGCTGTCATGCAAGGAACTAACAAAGCTGCCTTTGAAAGTTGGCATGGAGGACAAGCTTCCTATTCCTATGGCGTTTTGGGTATCGTGATTTTTGGTTTAGTTTATATGTTTCTGCTCAAGCAAGAAGAGCAACAAGCTGAGAATTTAGAGAAGTCTTTAAGTGGGGACTAG